Within Metabacillus sp. KUDC1714, the genomic segment AAGCTAATCCACCACCGACGATTAAGTTATCAACTTTATCAAGTAAGTGTTGAATAACACCAATTTTATCCTTAACTTTCGCACCACCGATAATCGCTGTAAAGGGGCGTTCAGGATTTGATAAAGCTTTACCTAATACTTCAAGCTCTTTTTCCATTAAGAAGCCTGCAACAGCTGGAATATGTTTTGCAATTCCTTCAGTTGAAGCATGTGCACGGTGAGCAGCGCCAAATGCGTCATTAACATAAATATCTGCTAAGTCAGCAAATGCTTTTGCTAGTTCTGGATCATTCTTTTCTTCACCAGGGTAGAAACGAACGTTTTCTAATAATAGAACGCCACCTTCTTCTAGCTTCGCAATTTCAGCTTTAACAGTTTCACCGTAAGCTTCATCTGTTTTCACAACATTCTTACCTGAAAGTGCCTGTAGCTTTTCTGCCACTGCATTTAAACGTAGCTCTTCAACTACTTGTCCCTTTGGACGTCCTAAATGACTTGCTAATACGACCTTTGCACCTTGCTCAGTAAGGTACTGAATCGTAGGTAAAGCTGCACGAATACGTGTATCATCTGTAACTTGTCCATCCTTCATCGGAACGTTAAAATCAACGCGACAAAAGACGACTTTTCCTTTTACATCAATGTCTTTAACTGACTTTTTGTTCATGAAAAGCCCTCCTATTCTGAAATGCGGAAGCGCCTTGGTCAGCCCCGACAAGCACAAGACGACCCTCACAGAAAGGTGTTCTTTACCTTTCAGTGAGGATTGGCTTGTGACCTCGAGGCAGTTACGAACGCGACGTCCTGTCGCTGTAACTGCACTTGCACGTCCTGTGCTTCGGGGCTAGGCGCTGCAGCTAGACACAAAAACTTAGTAATAAGCCAAAGTGTCTTAAAAACTTATGCCTTAAAAACAAAACAAGGAAAGGGGATGATCCCCTTTCCCCATTTTTTCATACATTTAAGTCTTATTCAATTAATTCTCTATCTGAGAATTCTTTAAGAATTAAAGACCTTTAGACGCAAGGTATTCAGCAAGATCTACTACACGGTTAGAGTAGCCACTTTCGTTATCATACCAAGAAATAACTTTAACCATGC encodes:
- a CDS encoding phosphoglycerate kinase, encoding MNKKSVKDIDVKGKVVFCRVDFNVPMKDGQVTDDTRIRAALPTIQYLTEQGAKVVLASHLGRPKGQVVEELRLNAVAEKLQALSGKNVVKTDEAYGETVKAEIAKLEEGGVLLLENVRFYPGEEKNDPELAKAFADLADIYVNDAFGAAHRAHASTEGIAKHIPAVAGFLMEKELEVLGKALSNPERPFTAIIGGAKVKDKIGVIQHLLDKVDNLIVGGGLAYTFIKALGHDVGKSLLEEDKIDLAKSFLEQAKEKGVNFYVPVDVVVADDFSNDANTQIVPIDSIPSDWEGLDAGPKTREIYADVIKKSKLVIWNGPMGVFELDAFAGGTKAVAEALAEANDTYSVIGGGDSAAAVEKFELADKMSHISTGGGASLEFMEGKELPGVVALNDK